A portion of the Microlunatus phosphovorus NM-1 genome contains these proteins:
- a CDS encoding phosphatidylinositol mannoside acyltransferase, translated as MNSDLSDPTVARATTESGNSALWNRVVRGVYRAGWRTVGAVPQALLRPPTAAGAALAARTRGRHLTNLRLNLSVASGRLADDRLVAAALRSYLRTLTEVLSLPRWRPDQIVSRVQVPDAPRLRHRQAESGAIVVLPHSGNWDLAGAWACLSGFPVTTVVEVLDPEAYEDFLDFRRSLGMEPIGHTEPDVLSRLADALSQGRTVCLLGDRDLTRTGVWVRWAGRPVRLPAGPALLARRTGAALIPGVCQFVDDTSMRIELGPEVDHRPGPEGLRDMTQQVADHFAAAIRRQPQDWPMLQPFFTGREIDR; from the coding sequence ATGAACTCCGACTTGTCAGATCCCACGGTCGCCCGAGCGACCACCGAGTCTGGCAACTCGGCACTCTGGAACCGCGTCGTACGCGGTGTCTATCGGGCGGGCTGGCGGACGGTGGGTGCCGTTCCGCAGGCGCTGTTGCGACCGCCCACTGCGGCCGGGGCCGCGCTGGCGGCTCGTACCCGCGGTCGGCATCTGACCAATCTGCGACTCAACCTGTCCGTTGCCTCCGGTCGGCTGGCCGATGATCGGCTGGTGGCGGCGGCGTTGCGGTCCTATCTGCGCACGCTGACCGAGGTGCTGTCGTTGCCCCGCTGGCGACCGGACCAGATCGTGTCCCGGGTCCAGGTGCCGGACGCCCCGCGACTACGGCACCGGCAGGCGGAGTCCGGGGCGATCGTGGTGCTGCCGCACAGCGGCAACTGGGATCTGGCCGGTGCCTGGGCCTGTCTCAGCGGCTTCCCGGTGACCACGGTGGTCGAGGTGCTCGATCCGGAGGCGTACGAAGACTTTCTCGACTTCCGGCGCAGCCTGGGCATGGAGCCGATCGGCCACACCGAGCCGGACGTGCTGTCACGCCTGGCCGATGCCCTCAGCCAGGGCCGGACCGTCTGTCTGTTGGGGGACCGGGATCTGACCCGGACCGGGGTCTGGGTGCGTTGGGCCGGTCGGCCGGTCCGACTGCCCGCCGGCCCGGCTCTGCTGGCCCGCCGCACCGGTGCGGCGTTGATCCCCGGTGTCTGCCAGTTCGTCGACGACACGTCGATGAGGATCGAGCTCGGCCCGGAGGTCGACCATCGACCCGGTCCGGAGGGTCTCCGGGACATGACCCAGCAGGTGGCCGACCACTTCGCCGCTGCGATCCGCAGGCAGCCACAGGACTGGCCGATGCTGCAGCCGTTCTTCACCGGCCGGGAGATCGACCGATGA
- a CDS encoding glycosyltransferase family 4 protein, which yields MRGLRVGLVCPYSVDRPGGVQNHVLGLAGALRYLGHRPAVLAPGDLGPADGEFTSAGPALPVPYNGSIARVSFGPVTAARVRRWLRQGDFDLVHLHEPITPSIALLALRHADVPVVATYHTATPRSRTMQLAGDALRRLIEKIDAGIAVSESARDVVVRHLGRDPVVVPNGFEHAWFRREQAAASPGPGRWRGGERPRLTFLGRLDEPRKGLAVLLDALPAIRAAIGEVEVCLAGHGMPPGGSTALLGVRVLGGIDEEHKRTLLAGTDVFVASQVARESFGIVLLEALAAGAEVVASDLSAFVELLHRPGEVSAGQLFRRGDPLALAAAVTRVLGDGVRRQPTAADHAARYDWSEVAPRIAQIYAATVHPAPARSSAAGPDQRVRRTWTLLDEALIDRARRVLELTNPTIDPALADSHQLRVHQAAVDALAAAREGVTQRHREQVESDLSRLLVRADPSALRAEHERATLARRLHNDAVAAAVRTRRAGVPAMRAFEMAES from the coding sequence ATGAGGGGACTGCGGGTGGGGCTGGTCTGCCCCTATTCCGTCGACCGACCCGGTGGCGTGCAGAACCATGTGCTCGGCCTGGCGGGCGCGCTGCGCTACCTCGGGCATCGCCCGGCGGTGCTGGCTCCTGGCGATCTGGGTCCAGCGGATGGGGAGTTCACGTCGGCCGGCCCAGCGCTCCCGGTCCCGTACAACGGTTCGATCGCCCGGGTCAGCTTCGGCCCGGTGACCGCAGCCCGGGTACGACGGTGGCTGCGCCAGGGCGACTTCGACCTGGTCCATCTGCACGAGCCGATCACCCCGTCGATCGCGCTGCTGGCATTGCGTCACGCCGACGTGCCGGTGGTGGCGACCTATCACACCGCGACTCCCCGATCTCGGACGATGCAACTCGCCGGCGATGCGCTCCGCCGCCTGATCGAGAAGATCGATGCCGGTATCGCGGTCTCCGAATCGGCTCGGGATGTCGTGGTCCGTCACCTGGGTCGTGATCCGGTCGTCGTCCCGAACGGCTTCGAACACGCCTGGTTCCGACGGGAGCAGGCGGCGGCTTCGCCGGGGCCGGGCCGGTGGCGCGGTGGGGAACGGCCGCGACTGACGTTCCTCGGCCGGCTGGACGAGCCGCGCAAAGGCCTAGCGGTGTTGTTGGACGCGCTTCCGGCGATCCGGGCCGCAATCGGCGAGGTCGAGGTCTGCCTGGCCGGACACGGGATGCCGCCTGGCGGCTCGACCGCGTTGCTCGGTGTCCGGGTGCTCGGCGGGATCGACGAGGAGCACAAGCGGACGCTGCTGGCCGGCACGGACGTCTTCGTGGCATCGCAGGTGGCTCGGGAGAGCTTCGGCATCGTGCTGCTCGAGGCGCTCGCGGCCGGCGCGGAGGTGGTCGCCTCCGATCTCTCGGCCTTCGTGGAACTGTTGCATCGGCCCGGCGAGGTGTCGGCCGGCCAGCTGTTCCGCCGGGGTGACCCGCTGGCGCTGGCTGCGGCGGTCACCCGGGTGCTGGGCGACGGGGTCCGTCGGCAGCCGACGGCCGCCGATCATGCGGCCCGCTACGACTGGTCCGAGGTTGCGCCGAGGATCGCCCAGATCTACGCCGCCACGGTGCACCCGGCCCCGGCGCGGAGCTCTGCTGCCGGGCCCGACCAACGGGTCAGGAGGACCTGGACACTGCTGGACGAGGCGCTGATCGACCGAGCGCGCCGGGTGCTCGAACTGACCAATCCGACGATCGATCCGGCCCTGGCCGACTCGCACCAGCTACGCGTCCACCAGGCCGCCGTGGACGCCTTGGCGGCGGCGCGCGAGGGGGTCACCCAGCGGCATCGCGAGCAGGTCGAGAGCGACCTGAGCCGCCTGCTGGTCAGAGCCGATCCGTCCGCGCTGCGGGCAGAGCACGAGCGGGCGACCCTCGCCCGGCGGCTGCACAACGACGCCGTGGCCGCCGCGGTGCGGACTCGGCGTGCCGGTGTCCCCGCCATGCGTGCCTTCGAGATGGCCGAATCCTGA
- the pgsA gene encoding phosphatidylinositol phosphate synthase encodes MLERFRAGASRLLTPIALFLNRHGVSPDLVTAVGTAVVMLAALICYPMGWLWQGSLVIAVFVLADMIDGLMAKLSGTASKWGAFLDSSLDRLGDGAIFGGLLLYFAYERDAPIWAGITLAALVMGQLTSYVRARAESLGFEANGGLAARADRILIVLLATFLEGLGVPWTLEIAMTFLAVAGLVTVAQRSRSVYRQAKAP; translated from the coding sequence ATGCTCGAGAGATTCAGGGCCGGTGCGTCTCGACTGCTCACCCCGATCGCGTTGTTCCTCAACCGGCACGGGGTCTCGCCCGATCTGGTGACCGCGGTCGGAACCGCCGTGGTGATGCTGGCGGCCCTGATCTGCTATCCGATGGGCTGGCTGTGGCAGGGCAGCCTCGTGATCGCGGTCTTCGTGCTCGCGGACATGATCGACGGGCTGATGGCCAAGCTCAGCGGTACTGCGTCGAAATGGGGTGCCTTCCTTGATTCGAGCCTGGACCGGCTGGGGGACGGCGCGATCTTCGGTGGGCTGCTGCTCTATTTCGCGTACGAGCGTGATGCGCCGATCTGGGCCGGGATCACCCTGGCGGCTCTGGTCATGGGGCAGCTGACCTCCTATGTCCGGGCCCGGGCGGAGAGTCTGGGATTCGAGGCGAACGGCGGTCTGGCGGCCCGAGCCGACCGGATCCTGATCGTGCTGCTGGCGACCTTTCTGGAGGGCTTGGGTGTTCCGTGGACGCTGGAGATCGCCATGACGTTCCTGGCCGTCGCCGGGCTGGTCACCGTGGCGCAACGTAGCCGCTCGGTCTATCGCCAAGCCAAGGCACCATGA
- a CDS encoding HIT family protein, which produces MEVEGPGERPGAPDAFQRLWTPHRMVYIAGENKPATPQVEHCPFCAAPERGDDRSALIVHRGELAYAILNLYPYSPGHLLICPYRHVADLTDATVTELTELAVLTQQAMRVTRAVSGPDGFNLGINQGAVAGAGIAAHLHQHVVPRWTGDANFLPVVAQTKAVPQLLDQTWELLATAWAEAG; this is translated from the coding sequence GTGGAGGTCGAGGGCCCAGGCGAGCGGCCCGGCGCGCCGGATGCGTTCCAGCGGCTCTGGACACCGCACCGGATGGTCTACATCGCCGGAGAGAACAAACCGGCCACTCCGCAGGTCGAGCATTGCCCGTTCTGCGCCGCCCCGGAGCGTGGCGATGATCGGTCCGCGCTCATCGTGCACCGGGGCGAGCTGGCGTACGCGATCTTGAACCTCTACCCGTACTCGCCGGGTCACCTGCTGATCTGCCCGTACCGCCATGTCGCCGACCTGACCGACGCGACGGTCACCGAGTTGACCGAGCTCGCCGTCTTGACCCAGCAGGCGATGCGGGTCACCCGGGCCGTGAGCGGCCCGGACGGCTTCAACCTGGGCATCAATCAGGGTGCCGTCGCAGGCGCGGGCATCGCCGCGCATCTGCATCAGCACGTGGTGCCACGCTGGACCGGGGATGCGAACTTCCTGCCGGTGGTCGCGCAGACCAAGGCGGTGCCGCAGCTGCTCGACCAGACCTGGGAACTGCTCGCGACCGCCTGGGCCGAGGCCGGCTGA